In the genome of Candidatus Eremiobacterota bacterium, the window CCCCAGGGGCCCCAATACATCGCTTGTGCAATAGATTTTTCCCTCCCTCATGACGAGGGGGAGTGAGAGCCTGAGAGGCTGCTCATTGATCCTGAGGGCCACGTCAATCCCGAGGAGGGGGACAGGAAGGCCTTTTTTCGAGGCAAGAGCGGCCTGGGCAGGGGCATGGTCCACCATGCCCTCGAGCTCGAACTTTCTGAGCCTGGCCTCAAGGGCCTCCTTCATATCTGGTACAGTGCCGTACACGTCGGGATAGCAGGAAAGGTAGATTATGCCTGTCTCGGGGTGCTGCCCCAGCAGCAAGGGCTCATAGATTATCTTGACGGCCATGCCTTCCTTGACGCGGTCATAGAGCTCATGGACATCGCGGGGATTCATCCTGAGGCACCCATGGGAGGTGGCCATTCCCACCGTGAGAGGCACATTGGTGGCATGGATGCCATAACCAGGTATGGTGAGGCCAATCCACCGGTCTCCCAGGGGATTGTCGGGTCCCGGCGCCACGGGGTCCTCCTTGTCGGCCCACTCGGGGGGAAGCCATGTGGGATTTTTGGCCTTGTTGGCAATCTTCACGTCGCCGACGGGAGTCTTCCATTTCCCCGGGGCTCCGATGGCCACGGGGAACCATCCCGCAAGCTTCCTGTTCTCAAAAAGGTAGAGCATCCGCTCGGGAAGGTTCAGCACGATGCCGTTGTCAAGATAAGCGGGGACAATTCTCATCGAGGGCACCGTGAGGACCGTGCCGGGCGCCACCTCAAGGGTGCTTATTCCGTTGGCCATCATGAGATGGTCAATGGCCACGTGGTACTTGAGCCCTATGGTATAGAGGTTCTCGCCGGGTGCGACAGTATGCTTCTTTATCGTTCCCGCCATGGGCAGAAAGGGGGCCTCCTCAGCCCGGGCCGTCACAGGCCCAGAGAGCAGGAGAGCAAGAAGCACTGCGAGGGAATAAAGAGATCTCATCGGTGTTCTCATTTCTTGCTCCTGAGCTGCAATCCCTTTTCATAGACCGATCTCCGCGAAAGCCCGAAGCGCCGGGCTACCAAATCCCGGGCTTCCCTGAGGGTGACGCCCTCTCTCATAAGGCCTGCGAGGTACTCCTCAGGCGCCATGAGGGCTTCGGAGCTGCTGCTGCTTTCACCCTGCCGGGGCGCAGCCCCCCCCTTTATGACAAGGGTTATCTCCCCCTTCACCACACGGCCCGCCATCAGGGCTCCAAGCTCGGCGGGAGTGCCCCAGAGCCTTTCTTCGAATTTCT includes:
- a CDS encoding L,D-transpeptidase family protein, whose amino-acid sequence is MRTPMRSLYSLAVLLALLLSGPVTARAEEAPFLPMAGTIKKHTVAPGENLYTIGLKYHVAIDHLMMANGISTLEVAPGTVLTVPSMRIVPAYLDNGIVLNLPERMLYLFENRKLAGWFPVAIGAPGKWKTPVGDVKIANKAKNPTWLPPEWADKEDPVAPGPDNPLGDRWIGLTIPGYGIHATNVPLTVGMATSHGCLRMNPRDVHELYDRVKEGMAVKIIYEPLLLGQHPETGIIYLSCYPDVYGTVPDMKEALEARLRKFELEGMVDHAPAQAALASKKGLPVPLLGIDVALRINEQPLRLSLPLVMREGKIYCTSDVLGPLGGQIEADEARGVYQITRNDRKFELPLRSEGASEGRAVLAWKGRTLLPLREVVEGLGLLSIYDPAARTISITGATPRAPKRPSSREQDSARDYEERVRRVEERF